Proteins from one Gibbsiella quercinecans genomic window:
- the maeB gene encoding NADP-dependent oxaloacetate-decarboxylating malate dehydrogenase gives MDEKLKQSALDFHQFPVPGKIQVSPTKPLATQRDLALAYSPGVAAPCLEIAADPLAAYKYTARGNLVAVISNGTAVLGLGNIGALAGKPVMEGKGVLFKKFSGIDVFDIEVDEHDPDKLIDVVAALEPTFGGINLEDIKAPECFYIEKKLRERMKIPVFHDDQHGTAIITTAAVLNGLRVVKKSLSDVRLVASGAGAASIACLNLLVVLGLRLQNITVCDSKGVIYKGRDAKMEATKAAYAIEDNGQRTLADAIPGADIFLGCSGPGVLTQPMVKTMAENPLIMALANPEPEILPPLVKEVRPDAIICTGRSDYPNQVNNVLCFPFIFRGALDVGATTINEEMKLACVHAIADLALAEQSDVVASAYGDQDLSFGPEYIIPKPFDPRLIVKIAPAVAKAAMESGVATRPIENFDAYTEKLTEFVYKTNLFMKPIFTQAKKVLKRVVLAEGEEERVLHATQELVSLGLGFPILVGRPSVIEMRLKKLGLQLTPGKDFEIVNNESDPRFNAYWGEYYQIMKRHGVSQEQARRAVIGNPTLIAAIMLQRGEADAMICGTIGSYHEHYDVVKNVFGFREGAHVAGAMNALLLPSGNTFIADTYVNDNPTPEQLAEITLMAAETVRRFGIEPKVALLSHSSFGSSDCPSARKMQQTLALVNQLAPDLEIDGEMHGDAALVESIRHDLMPDSPLKGSANLLIMPNMEAARISYNLLRVSSSEGVTVGPVLMGVAKPVHILTPIASVRRIVNMVALALVEAQTQPL, from the coding sequence ATGGATGAAAAACTAAAGCAAAGTGCCCTTGATTTCCATCAGTTCCCGGTACCGGGGAAAATCCAGGTATCCCCTACCAAACCACTGGCGACCCAGCGCGATCTGGCGTTGGCCTATTCGCCGGGTGTCGCCGCCCCGTGCCTGGAAATTGCCGCCGATCCGCTGGCCGCCTATAAATATACCGCCCGGGGCAACCTGGTCGCCGTTATTTCCAACGGCACGGCCGTACTGGGCCTGGGCAACATCGGCGCGTTGGCCGGCAAACCGGTGATGGAAGGCAAGGGCGTGCTGTTCAAGAAGTTTTCCGGCATTGACGTGTTTGATATTGAAGTCGATGAGCACGATCCCGACAAACTGATCGACGTGGTCGCCGCGCTGGAGCCGACCTTTGGCGGCATCAACCTGGAAGATATCAAAGCGCCGGAATGTTTCTACATTGAGAAAAAACTGCGCGAGCGCATGAAGATCCCGGTGTTCCATGACGATCAGCACGGCACGGCGATCATCACCACCGCCGCAGTGCTCAATGGCCTGCGGGTGGTGAAAAAGAGCCTTTCCGACGTGCGCCTGGTGGCTTCCGGCGCGGGCGCGGCGTCTATTGCCTGCCTGAATCTGCTGGTGGTGCTGGGCCTGCGGCTGCAAAACATTACCGTCTGTGACTCGAAAGGGGTGATCTACAAAGGCCGCGACGCCAAAATGGAAGCAACCAAGGCTGCCTATGCCATTGAGGACAACGGCCAGCGCACCCTGGCAGACGCTATCCCCGGGGCGGATATTTTCCTCGGCTGTTCCGGCCCGGGCGTGCTGACCCAGCCGATGGTGAAAACCATGGCGGAGAACCCGCTGATTATGGCGCTCGCCAACCCGGAACCGGAAATCCTGCCGCCGCTGGTGAAAGAAGTTCGGCCAGACGCCATTATCTGTACCGGCCGCTCCGATTACCCGAACCAGGTCAATAACGTGCTGTGCTTCCCGTTCATTTTCCGCGGCGCGCTTGATGTGGGGGCGACCACCATCAACGAAGAGATGAAGCTGGCCTGCGTGCATGCCATTGCCGATCTGGCGCTGGCGGAACAGAGCGACGTGGTGGCCTCGGCCTATGGCGATCAGGATCTGTCCTTCGGGCCGGAATACATTATCCCCAAACCGTTTGATCCGCGGCTGATCGTCAAAATCGCCCCGGCGGTAGCCAAAGCAGCGATGGAATCCGGCGTGGCCACGCGCCCGATCGAAAACTTTGATGCCTACACCGAAAAGCTGACCGAGTTCGTCTACAAAACCAACCTGTTTATGAAACCGATCTTCACCCAGGCCAAGAAAGTGCTGAAACGGGTGGTGCTGGCCGAAGGTGAAGAAGAGCGGGTGTTGCATGCCACCCAAGAGTTGGTTTCACTGGGGCTGGGCTTCCCGATCCTGGTGGGCCGCCCGAGCGTCATTGAAATGCGCCTGAAAAAGCTCGGCCTGCAGCTTACGCCGGGTAAAGACTTCGAGATCGTCAATAACGAGTCCGATCCCCGCTTCAATGCCTACTGGGGCGAATACTATCAGATCATGAAACGGCACGGCGTTTCCCAGGAACAGGCGCGCCGCGCGGTTATCGGCAACCCCACGCTGATTGCCGCCATCATGCTGCAGCGCGGCGAGGCCGACGCGATGATCTGCGGCACCATCGGCAGCTACCATGAGCATTATGACGTGGTGAAGAACGTGTTTGGTTTCCGCGAAGGCGCACACGTGGCCGGGGCGATGAATGCGCTGCTGCTGCCGAGCGGCAATACCTTTATTGCCGATACCTATGTTAACGACAACCCAACGCCGGAACAGCTGGCGGAAATTACCTTGATGGCGGCGGAAACCGTGCGCCGCTTCGGCATTGAGCCAAAAGTGGCGCTGCTTTCCCATTCCAGCTTCGGCTCTTCCGATTGCCCGTCGGCGCGCAAAATGCAGCAAACGTTGGCGCTGGTTAACCAATTGGCGCCGGATCTGGAAATTGATGGGGAAATGCACGGTGACGCGGCGCTGGTGGAAAGCATCCGCCACGATCTGATGCCGGACAGCCCGCTGAAAGGCTCGGCTAACCTGCTGATCATGCCCAATATGGAGGCGGCGCGTATCAGCTATAACCTGCTGCGCGTATCTTCTTCCGAAGGCGTGACCGTGGGGCCGGTGTTGATGGGGGTGGCGAAGCCGGTGCATATTCTGACGCCGATCGCTTCGGTGCGCCGCATTGTCAATATGGTGGCTCTGGCGTTGGTGGAAGCACAAACTCAGCCGCTGTAA
- the mmuM gene encoding homocysteine S-methyltransferase produces the protein MPVNNPIAPLLAGNNTLVLDGALATELEARGCNLSDALWSAKVLIENPELIYQVHLDYFNAGAQCAITASYQATPQGFLPRGLDEQQSLALIAKSVQLAQQARADYLAQHPQAGPLLVAGSVGPYGAYLADGSEYRGDYHLPQAEMIAFHRPRIAALAQAGVDLLACETLPSFSELQALLALLQEEFPQLGAWFSFTLRDSQHLSDGTPLRDVLALLRGNPQVLAVGVNCIALENVTPALREFAALSDKPLLVYPNSGEHYDAQSKTWHACGAGHGGLPERLAEWRQLGARLIGGCCRTTPQDIQAIATQVSAHQ, from the coding sequence ATGCCGGTCAATAACCCCATCGCCCCATTGCTGGCGGGCAACAATACCCTGGTTCTGGATGGCGCGCTGGCCACGGAACTGGAAGCGCGCGGCTGCAACCTTAGCGATGCGCTGTGGTCCGCCAAGGTACTGATAGAAAACCCGGAGCTGATTTATCAGGTACATCTGGACTATTTCAACGCCGGCGCGCAGTGCGCCATCACCGCCAGTTATCAGGCTACGCCGCAGGGGTTTCTGCCACGCGGGCTGGATGAACAGCAATCGCTGGCGCTGATCGCCAAAAGCGTGCAGTTGGCGCAACAGGCGCGCGCCGATTACCTGGCACAGCACCCACAGGCCGGGCCGCTGCTGGTTGCCGGTTCGGTCGGCCCTTACGGCGCGTATCTGGCGGACGGTTCTGAATATCGCGGTGATTACCATCTGCCGCAGGCGGAGATGATCGCCTTCCACCGCCCACGCATCGCGGCGCTGGCGCAGGCCGGGGTAGATCTGCTGGCCTGTGAGACGCTGCCTTCATTCAGCGAACTGCAGGCATTGCTTGCCCTGCTGCAAGAAGAATTCCCACAGCTCGGCGCCTGGTTCTCCTTTACGCTGCGCGACAGCCAACACCTAAGCGACGGCACGCCGCTGCGCGATGTGCTGGCGCTGCTGCGCGGCAACCCGCAGGTGCTGGCCGTTGGCGTCAATTGCATTGCGCTGGAAAACGTCACGCCGGCGCTGCGTGAATTCGCCGCGCTGAGTGATAAGCCGCTGCTGGTCTACCCTAACTCCGGTGAACATTACGATGCGCAGAGCAAAACCTGGCACGCCTGCGGCGCCGGGCACGGCGGCCTGCCTGAACGGCTGGCGGAATGGCGGCAACTTGGCGCCCGGCTGATTGGCGGCTGCTGCCGCACCACGCCGCAGGATATTCAGGCGATCGCGACGCAGGTGAGCGCCCACCAATAG
- the mmuP gene encoding S-methylmethionine permease, which yields MQSPSEGQFKRTMKARHLVMLSLGGVIGTGLFFNTGYIISTTGALGTLLAYLIGAIVVYLVMLCLGELSVAMPETGAFHVYAARYLGQATGYTVAWLYWLTWTVALGSSLTAAGFCMQYWFPQSPVWLWCLLFCITIYLLNVITTRFFAESEFWFSLIKVVTILAFIILGGAAMFGVLPMKDGTPAPFLHNLTAAGWLPQGTLPILMTMVAVNFAFSGTELIGIAAGETENPEKVVPWAIRTTVIRLVVFFIGTVFVLAALIPMGQAGVVKSPFVLVFERIGIPYAADIFNFVILTAILSAANSGLYASGRMLWSLANQNTLPAYFSRVNRRGIPFNALTFSMLGGILALLTSVIAPDTVFVALSAISGFAVVVVWLSICAAHFAFRRRYLRSGQPLAGLKYRAPGYPATPIAGFALCLLACIGLAFDPQQRIALYCGLPFVALCYAAYYLTRNGGQKPRLETGEQDAGQ from the coding sequence ATGCAATCTCCCTCCGAAGGGCAGTTCAAACGCACCATGAAAGCCCGGCATCTCGTGATGCTTTCTCTGGGCGGCGTGATCGGCACCGGCCTCTTTTTCAACACGGGTTACATCATTTCCACCACCGGGGCGCTCGGCACGTTGCTGGCCTACCTGATTGGCGCCATCGTGGTTTATCTGGTGATGCTGTGCCTGGGCGAATTGTCGGTCGCTATGCCGGAAACCGGCGCTTTCCATGTGTACGCAGCCCGCTATCTTGGCCAGGCAACCGGCTACACCGTGGCCTGGCTCTATTGGTTAACCTGGACCGTCGCACTGGGTTCCAGCCTGACGGCGGCGGGGTTTTGCATGCAGTACTGGTTCCCGCAATCGCCGGTGTGGCTGTGGTGCCTGCTCTTCTGTATCACCATTTACCTGCTGAACGTGATTACCACCCGCTTTTTTGCCGAAAGCGAGTTTTGGTTTTCCCTGATCAAAGTGGTGACCATACTGGCGTTTATCATCCTGGGCGGCGCCGCCATGTTCGGCGTGCTGCCGATGAAAGACGGCACGCCGGCGCCTTTCCTGCATAACCTGACCGCCGCCGGTTGGCTGCCGCAGGGCACCTTGCCGATCCTGATGACCATGGTGGCGGTAAACTTCGCCTTCTCCGGCACGGAGCTTATCGGCATTGCCGCTGGGGAAACTGAAAACCCGGAAAAGGTGGTGCCCTGGGCTATCCGCACCACGGTTATCCGCCTGGTGGTGTTCTTTATCGGCACGGTGTTTGTGCTGGCGGCGCTGATCCCGATGGGCCAGGCCGGGGTGGTGAAAAGCCCGTTTGTCTTGGTGTTCGAGCGCATCGGTATCCCTTACGCGGCCGATATCTTTAACTTCGTGATCCTGACCGCGATCCTTTCCGCGGCGAACTCGGGGCTGTATGCCTCCGGGCGCATGCTGTGGTCGCTGGCGAACCAAAACACCCTGCCGGCCTATTTCTCCCGCGTTAACCGCCGCGGCATTCCGTTTAACGCGCTCACCTTCAGCATGCTCGGCGGCATTTTAGCGCTGCTGACCAGTGTGATCGCCCCGGATACGGTATTCGTCGCCCTGTCTGCCATTTCCGGTTTTGCCGTGGTGGTGGTTTGGCTTAGCATCTGCGCCGCCCACTTTGCATTCCGCCGCCGGTATCTGCGTAGCGGCCAACCGCTTGCCGGGCTGAAATACCGCGCCCCCGGCTACCCGGCCACGCCGATTGCCGGCTTTGCCCTGTGCCTGCTGGCCTGTATCGGCCTGGCGTTTGATCCGCAGCAGCGCATTGCGCTGTACTGCGGCCTGCCCTTCGTGGCACTCTGCTATGCCGCCTATTACCTGACCCGCAACGGCGGGCAAAAACCACGGCTGGAAACAGGAGAACAAGATGCCGGTCAATAA
- a CDS encoding ChaN family lipoprotein, with protein MKYLLLLVTLALTACSHSPAPDNRVANLGTIVDLHTGATLAPQQLLVRLAAAQRVIVGEKHDNPAHHRIEHWLVENLPRQRPQGSVLMEMLVPGQQAQVDAVKRALQAGEVLSSEQVKQRIAWQAGWDWALYGGVVMAAIQAPYPLLSANLSRDEIMAFYRHPQFPAGPRSTQPAVQQALADLIRQAHGGKIDAPRLNAMLAIQQQRDRRMAQRLLAAPAPALLIAGGYHAARDLGVPLHMQDLQPASMPLVLMLAEGDSQVDVRRADYLWRTPAR; from the coding sequence ATGAAATACCTCTTACTGCTGGTGACGCTGGCGTTGACCGCCTGTAGCCATTCGCCCGCGCCGGATAACCGTGTGGCAAACCTGGGCACAATTGTTGATTTGCATACCGGCGCAACGCTTGCGCCCCAGCAACTGCTGGTGCGGCTGGCGGCGGCGCAGCGGGTGATCGTCGGTGAAAAGCATGACAATCCGGCGCACCACCGTATTGAGCATTGGCTGGTGGAAAACCTGCCGCGGCAGCGGCCGCAGGGTAGCGTGCTGATGGAGATGCTCGTGCCGGGCCAGCAGGCGCAGGTGGATGCGGTGAAGCGCGCGCTGCAGGCGGGAGAGGTGCTCAGCAGTGAACAGGTTAAGCAGCGCATCGCCTGGCAGGCCGGGTGGGACTGGGCGCTGTATGGCGGGGTGGTGATGGCCGCCATTCAGGCGCCTTATCCGCTGCTTTCCGCCAACTTAAGCCGCGATGAAATCATGGCGTTTTACCGCCATCCGCAGTTCCCAGCCGGCCCACGTTCAACCCAACCGGCGGTGCAGCAGGCTTTGGCCGATCTCATCCGGCAGGCACACGGCGGTAAGATCGATGCGCCGCGTCTGAATGCGATGCTGGCTATCCAGCAACAGCGTGACCGGCGGATGGCACAGCGGCTGCTGGCGGCGCCGGCGCCCGCGTTGTTGATTGCCGGCGGCTATCATGCCGCCAGGGATTTGGGGGTGCCGTTGCACATGCAGGATCTACAGCCGGCCAGTATGCCGCTGGTGCTGATGCTGGCCGAAGGCGATAGCCAGGTGGATGTGCGCCGCGCCGACTACCTGTGGCGCACCCCGGCGCGTTAG
- a CDS encoding YaiI/YqxD family protein gives MQIWVDADACPNVIKEVLFRAAERTATTVTLIANQPLRTPPSRFIRTLQVAPGFDVADNEIVRRCEPGDLVITADIPLAAEAIEKGAAALNPRGERYTPATIRERLNMRDFMDTLRASGIQTGGPNTLNQRDRQLFANELDKWLQAKR, from the coding sequence ATGCAAATCTGGGTTGATGCGGACGCCTGCCCGAACGTCATCAAAGAGGTGTTGTTCCGCGCCGCAGAACGCACTGCCACCACCGTGACGCTGATCGCTAACCAGCCGCTGCGCACGCCGCCCTCCCGCTTTATCCGCACCTTGCAGGTAGCGCCGGGCTTTGACGTGGCGGATAACGAAATCGTGCGCCGCTGTGAGCCGGGGGATCTGGTGATCACCGCCGATATTCCCCTGGCGGCGGAGGCGATTGAAAAAGGCGCCGCAGCGCTTAATCCGCGTGGTGAACGCTACACGCCGGCCACCATCCGCGAACGCCTGAACATGCGCGATTTTATGGATACCCTGCGTGCCAGCGGCATCCAGACCGGCGGCCCGAATACCCTGAACCAACGCGACCGCCAGCTGTTCGCCAATGAGCTGGACAAATGGCTACAGGCGAAACGCTAA
- the hemF gene encoding oxygen-dependent coproporphyrinogen oxidase, with protein MSLPDIAEVKSFLLALQDRICTQLAEADGAAGFTEDRWVREEGGGGRSRVLTNGAVFEQAGVNFSHVSGATLPASATAHRPELAGRSFQAMGVSLVIHPLNPYVPTSHANVRLFIAEKPGAEPVWWFGGGFDLTPFYGFEEDAVHWHRTAQQLCAPFGATVYPKYKKWCDDYFFIKHRNEARGIGGLFYDDLNTPDFAASFAFTRAVGDGFLAAYLPIVARRKALAWGEREREFQLYRRSRYVEFNLVWDRGTLFGLQTGGRTESILMSMPPLVRWEYNYQPAEGSPEAALYRDFLPVRDWLRGEQ; from the coding sequence ATGAGTTTACCCGATATTGCTGAAGTAAAATCCTTTCTGCTGGCGCTGCAAGACCGTATCTGCACGCAGTTGGCTGAAGCCGACGGCGCTGCCGGCTTCACCGAAGATCGCTGGGTGCGTGAAGAAGGCGGCGGCGGCCGCAGCCGCGTGCTGACCAACGGCGCCGTGTTTGAACAGGCCGGGGTAAACTTCTCGCACGTTTCCGGCGCTACGCTGCCGGCCTCCGCCACCGCCCACCGGCCGGAGCTGGCGGGCCGCAGCTTTCAGGCCATGGGCGTTTCACTGGTGATCCATCCGCTGAACCCTTACGTCCCTACCAGCCATGCCAACGTGCGCTTATTTATCGCGGAAAAACCCGGCGCCGAGCCGGTCTGGTGGTTTGGCGGCGGTTTCGATCTGACACCGTTCTACGGCTTTGAGGAAGACGCGGTGCACTGGCACCGCACGGCCCAGCAACTGTGCGCGCCCTTCGGCGCCACGGTATACCCCAAATACAAAAAATGGTGCGACGACTATTTCTTTATCAAACACCGCAACGAAGCGCGCGGCATCGGCGGGCTGTTCTATGACGATCTGAACACGCCGGATTTCGCCGCCAGCTTCGCCTTCACCCGTGCGGTGGGCGACGGTTTCCTGGCGGCGTATCTGCCGATCGTCGCCCGGCGCAAGGCGCTGGCGTGGGGCGAGCGCGAGCGCGAGTTCCAGCTTTATCGCCGCAGCCGCTATGTCGAATTCAACCTGGTGTGGGATCGCGGCACCCTGTTCGGGCTGCAAACCGGCGGCCGCACGGAATCGATCCTGATGTCGATGCCGCCGTTGGTGCGCTGGGAATACAACTATCAGCCGGCGGAAGGCAGCCCGGAAGCCGCGCTGTATCGTGATTTCCTGCCGGTGCGCGACTGGCTGCGGGGGGAGCAATAA